The following proteins are co-located in the Malus sylvestris chromosome 13, drMalSylv7.2, whole genome shotgun sequence genome:
- the LOC126597108 gene encoding protein CYSTEINE-RICH TRANSMEMBRANE MODULE 13-like, with amino-acid sequence MRYHPVPGGPPPPPPSDYPPPRPPPGPPPPGYQGYFYPPAPTPNQPPPSSLQDNDGPGCCSVLRDCLAAICCCWILDSCCP; translated from the exons ATGAGGTACCATCCTGTTCCCGGTGGCCCTCCGCCTCCGCCACCATCAGACTACCCTCCCCCTCGTCCTCCTCCTGGCCCTCCACCACCTGGCTATCAGGGTTACTTTTATCCTCCCGCGCCAACCCCAAACCAGCCGCCGCCTTCTTCACTCCAAGACAATGATGGCCCTGGTTGCTGTTCAGTTCTTAGAGACTG TTTGGCTGCAATTTGTTGCTGCTGGATATTGGACTCTTGCTGCCCTTAG